From Longimicrobiaceae bacterium, a single genomic window includes:
- the qatC gene encoding Qat anti-phage system QueC-like protein QatC has product MAEVIRRRLDPAPRAWDLLSLALSVITADFAGSRDDSPDGWTREFDLEIAVADPDFWNSQADAISQALAFLTTDRWRLRFHAGGALPAPPDRPIHPEEDSVVLLSGGLDSLVGSIDLVASGRRPLAVSQTVRGDAGKQVEFAAIIGGGLNHLQLNHNAYAPDAEEGSQRARSLIFIAFGVLAATALQHYHEGETVPLYVCENGFIAVNPPLTAGRIGSLSTRTAHPVFLDRLQEILNAADLRVQIENPYQVATKGEMLRNCADQALLRRAAVVSTSCGRFQRYNYQHCGRCVPCQVRRAAFLAWGVPDTTDYKFKDLGRDDSNHAGFDDVRSVAMAIAQVEQDGLNNWIGPTLSTLTTVNAAPLQALVGRGLEELAALHRAYGVK; this is encoded by the coding sequence ATGGCCGAAGTGATTCGCCGCAGACTCGATCCAGCGCCTCGCGCCTGGGATCTGCTGTCGTTGGCGCTCTCGGTGATCACCGCCGACTTCGCAGGTTCACGCGACGACAGCCCCGATGGATGGACGCGGGAGTTCGACCTGGAGATCGCGGTGGCTGACCCTGACTTTTGGAATAGCCAGGCGGATGCGATCAGTCAGGCACTCGCGTTCCTCACAACGGACCGCTGGCGGCTGCGCTTCCATGCGGGAGGCGCGCTGCCTGCGCCGCCCGACCGGCCGATTCACCCGGAGGAAGACTCCGTCGTCCTGCTCTCCGGCGGACTGGATAGTCTTGTCGGATCAATCGACCTGGTAGCTTCCGGACGGAGACCGCTTGCTGTGAGTCAGACGGTCCGTGGAGATGCGGGCAAGCAGGTGGAATTTGCCGCGATAATCGGTGGCGGTCTCAACCACCTCCAACTGAACCACAACGCGTACGCGCCAGATGCTGAGGAGGGCTCGCAGCGGGCACGGTCGCTCATCTTCATTGCCTTCGGCGTCCTGGCTGCAACCGCGCTCCAGCATTATCACGAGGGCGAAACCGTCCCGCTCTACGTCTGCGAGAACGGCTTCATCGCGGTGAATCCGCCGCTAACAGCCGGGCGAATTGGGAGTCTGAGCACCCGCACCGCGCACCCCGTGTTCCTGGACCGGTTGCAAGAGATCTTGAACGCTGCCGATCTACGCGTCCAGATCGAGAATCCGTATCAGGTGGCGACGAAAGGGGAGATGCTTCGCAACTGCGCGGATCAGGCGCTGCTACGGAGGGCGGCAGTGGTTTCCACCAGCTGTGGCCGCTTCCAGAGGTACAACTATCAACACTGCGGGCGTTGCGTACCCTGCCAGGTCCGTAGAGCGGCATTCCTGGCGTGGGGTGTTCCTGATACGACGGACTACAAGTTCAAGGATCTGGGAAGGGATGATTCAAACCATGCGGGCTTCGACGATGTCCGGTCCGTCGCGATGGCAATTGCCCAAGTCGAGCAGGATGGCCTCAACAATTGGATCGGACCTACGTTGAGCACCCTCACCACCGTGAATGCCGCGCCGCTCCAGGCGCTGGTGGGTCGCGGGCTTGAGGAGTTGGCGGCGTTGCACCGGGCTTACGGAGTAAAGTGA
- a CDS encoding IS5/IS1182 family transposase, whose amino-acid sequence VVERCINRLKDFRAVATRYDKRGYNYLAGVLLACIVLWL is encoded by the coding sequence CGTGGTCGAGCGCTGCATCAACCGCCTCAAGGACTTCCGCGCGGTTGCCACTCGCTACGATAAGCGCGGCTACAACTACCTGGCCGGGGTGCTTCTTGCCTGCATTGTGCTCTGGCTCTGA